The following proteins are co-located in the Paenibacillus sp. JNUCC32 genome:
- a CDS encoding C45 family autoproteolytic acyltransferase/hydolase — translation MPDYKVNILQLREDNYHNGLKLGRSLRNQPILKAFEAATKPEIDTEQLKSIYNEFAPQLLTELEGLAEGLEMSFPKAAALLGGYDVPKIAAMGCSAMITASYYVRNYDFTPAFYDGYFTVAQADQGLATAGYNLQAIGRHDGVNEQGLAAGLHFVSFDGYEAGLSPWVGVRMILESCSTAEEASYMLRHIPHAACYNFSIGDARGNMAVVEASPDQVIPRAGGEAAIACVNHYEALTGKNRPAIEHSLRRKRYLDSLDAERLTQTEAFGLFKDPKSPLFFTDYDDLFGTLHTFSYAFEDGRVMTSLAQGGVLDFSFREWIRGQDIPEAALTGHIDGYEDGQRV, via the coding sequence ATGCCGGATTACAAGGTAAACATCTTGCAGCTTAGAGAAGATAACTATCATAACGGGCTTAAGCTGGGCCGCAGCCTGCGAAATCAGCCCATATTGAAAGCTTTCGAAGCGGCCACCAAACCGGAGATCGACACGGAACAGTTGAAGAGCATCTATAACGAGTTTGCCCCGCAGCTGCTAACGGAGCTTGAAGGACTGGCGGAAGGTTTGGAAATGTCCTTTCCCAAAGCCGCGGCGCTTTTGGGCGGATACGACGTCCCGAAAATCGCGGCCATGGGCTGCTCGGCGATGATCACGGCCTCGTATTACGTAAGAAATTACGATTTTACGCCTGCGTTTTACGATGGTTATTTTACTGTGGCTCAAGCCGATCAAGGCCTGGCAACCGCGGGCTATAATTTGCAGGCCATAGGCAGGCATGACGGGGTGAATGAGCAAGGGCTTGCCGCCGGGCTGCATTTTGTCAGCTTTGACGGATACGAGGCGGGACTGTCGCCTTGGGTCGGCGTTCGGATGATACTGGAATCGTGCAGTACGGCAGAAGAAGCGTCTTATATGCTGCGCCATATTCCCCATGCGGCTTGTTATAACTTTTCAATAGGAGATGCACGGGGCAACATGGCCGTTGTCGAGGCAAGCCCGGACCAAGTGATTCCCCGTGCTGGCGGGGAGGCGGCAATTGCCTGCGTTAACCATTATGAGGCGTTGACGGGCAAAAACAGGCCTGCCATCGAGCATTCCCTGCGGCGTAAACGTTACCTCGACAGCCTGGATGCGGAACGGTTAACCCAAACCGAGGCTTTCGGTTTGTTTAAGGATCCAAAGTCCCCGTTGTTTTTTACGGATTACGACGATTTGTTCGGAACGCTGCATACCTTTTCGTACGCCTTCGAAGATGGAAGGGTCATGACCTCGCTTGCTCAGGGCGGCGTGCTTGATTTTTCGTTCAGGGAGTGGATCCGGGGCCAAGATATCCCCGAAGCGGCGTTGACGGGACATATCGATGGATATGAGGACGGACAGCGTGTTTAA
- a CDS encoding SRPBCC family protein codes for MLAVVRQDEFGTTVRFERRLKHSVEKVWSYLTDNDKLKQWFSELKVEDLRQGGRITFDMQDGTFEEFEITDYRELSVLEYTWGEDRVRFELHPEAEGCRLVLIETITNITDHTPKDIAGWDVCLDVIEALLDGRTLESRKDAWSEKYEQYVHVFEQLPRA; via the coding sequence ATGCTGGCTGTTGTACGGCAAGACGAGTTCGGAACGACCGTCCGATTTGAACGCCGCCTGAAGCATTCGGTTGAGAAGGTGTGGTCCTATCTGACGGATAATGACAAGCTGAAGCAGTGGTTTTCGGAGCTGAAGGTGGAGGATTTGCGCCAAGGCGGAAGAATTACCTTTGACATGCAGGACGGAACGTTCGAGGAGTTTGAGATTACGGACTATCGGGAGTTATCGGTACTGGAGTATACGTGGGGAGAGGACCGGGTGCGTTTTGAGCTGCATCCCGAGGCCGAAGGCTGCCGTCTGGTGTTGATCGAGACGATAACGAACATCACGGATCATACGCCGAAGGATATTGCCGGTTGGGACGTATGCCTGGACGTCATTGAGGCACTGCTGGATGGCAGGACGCTTGAATCGCGCAAAGACGCCTGGTCCGAAAAATACGAGCAATACGTTCACGTATTTGAACAATTGCCCCGAGCATAA
- a CDS encoding ArsR/SmtB family transcription factor: MLNDNLFEVLAEPNRRTILDYLRVKECTVGEIVDLMQLSQPGVSKHLRILREAGLVSLRKEAQRHVYSLNAKPLEEIHDWLEPYRQFWTNKLDDLERLLDEDEAP; encoded by the coding sequence ATGTTGAACGACAACCTTTTTGAAGTATTGGCAGAGCCGAACCGCAGGACGATATTGGACTACCTGCGCGTGAAAGAGTGTACGGTGGGGGAGATTGTAGATCTCATGCAGCTCAGCCAACCCGGCGTGTCCAAACATCTGCGCATTTTGCGGGAAGCTGGCCTTGTCTCGCTGCGGAAAGAAGCACAGAGGCATGTGTACAGCCTGAATGCCAAGCCTCTGGAGGAGATCCACGACTGGCTGGAGCCCTATCGGCAGTTCTGGACGAACAAGCTGGATGATCTGGAGAGGCTGCTGGATGAGGATGAAGCTCCGTAA
- a CDS encoding AraC family transcriptional regulator, whose amino-acid sequence MPDIIFLRDPALPFLEIKQCDALDHLAYKKHFHEEISIGLIEQGATRIWSAGKRYEAAQGHIVHFPPLLPHACHPENPADWKYTMVFIHPRWLDPAPARYHPSQSDMPILLPKYQNDRCRNLVHSCRIGLQQKATPLEIESMLMALMRETGLLQEESASVPGGNVHESRAMLRAKKYLDHHYKDRITLDTLQDISGISKFHLIRMFTETYHLAPHAYQNLLRINYAKEQLLQGKTIADVAAESGFYDQSHFTRAFAGCVGTTPLRYAKAASS is encoded by the coding sequence ATGCCCGATATTATATTTTTGCGCGACCCTGCTCTGCCGTTTTTGGAAATCAAACAATGCGATGCTTTGGATCATCTGGCCTACAAAAAGCATTTTCACGAAGAAATCTCCATTGGTCTCATTGAGCAAGGGGCTACCCGCATATGGTCTGCCGGGAAACGGTATGAGGCTGCTCAGGGACATATTGTGCATTTCCCGCCGCTGCTCCCTCATGCTTGCCATCCCGAGAATCCCGCCGACTGGAAATATACGATGGTTTTTATCCATCCCCGGTGGCTCGACCCTGCGCCTGCCCGCTATCATCCCTCCCAATCCGATATGCCCATCCTGCTGCCGAAATATCAAAACGATCGCTGCCGAAATCTGGTTCATTCCTGCAGAATTGGGCTTCAGCAAAAAGCCACTCCATTGGAGATTGAATCCATGCTGATGGCATTAATGCGGGAAACCGGCCTGCTTCAGGAGGAAAGCGCCTCGGTGCCTGGCGGCAATGTGCATGAATCCCGGGCTATGCTTCGAGCGAAGAAGTATTTGGATCATCATTACAAAGACCGCATTACACTCGATACCCTGCAGGACATATCCGGGATCAGCAAATTCCACCTCATTCGGATGTTTACGGAAACCTATCATCTTGCTCCGCATGCCTACCAAAATTTATTGCGCATCAATTATGCGAAAGAGCAGCTGTTACAGGGGAAGACCATCGCCGACGTTGCTGCCGAGTCCGGGTTTTACGATCAGAGCCATTTCACGAGAGCTTTTGCCGGGTGCGTGGGGACAACGCCTCTTCGGTATGCGAAAGCAGCGTCATCTTAA
- a CDS encoding proline dehydrogenase family protein, with translation MNDSLSDSLSEQAFADALKSVARNLQLKQYVRQSAEWYPILLRAAERFVAGDVLERGLFCRDALDARGYRTSLEYIGENTLTEAECTQAFLEFSRLIEACSNGRPGTRISLDLSHIGLSVDENLAYRHLEGLASQAEEAGLELVISMEESAKTDAILALHRKISARFANVGITLQAQLPRTLEDLEQVLTYGSGTIRIVKGAYQEQEGQYIPRSETLTTRYIQMVDLCVQAGRAVSVATHDEPILRHMTRNEVYRGAAVEIEMLYGIRTDFAKQLKEEGFPVRIYLTYGEEWFLYLCHRIAEHPPNIYDAVTRSIAGGTEPITQY, from the coding sequence TTGAACGATTCTTTATCTGATTCTTTATCTGAACAGGCTTTTGCCGACGCTCTGAAGTCAGTTGCCCGTAACCTGCAGCTCAAACAATACGTCCGGCAATCCGCCGAATGGTATCCGATCCTGCTGCGTGCAGCGGAGCGTTTTGTCGCGGGAGACGTGCTGGAGCGAGGTTTGTTCTGCCGGGATGCACTGGATGCACGAGGTTATCGGACTTCGCTGGAATATATCGGGGAGAACACCCTGACCGAAGCCGAATGTACGCAGGCTTTCCTGGAGTTCTCCCGGTTAATCGAAGCCTGCTCGAATGGCCGGCCGGGCACCCGTATTTCGCTCGACCTGTCCCATATCGGATTATCGGTAGACGAGAATTTGGCTTACCGGCATCTTGAAGGGCTTGCCAGCCAAGCGGAGGAAGCCGGTTTGGAGCTGGTCATCAGCATGGAGGAGTCCGCCAAAACGGATGCCATCCTTGCGCTGCATCGCAAAATATCGGCCCGGTTCGCGAATGTCGGCATCACGCTGCAAGCCCAGCTCCCCCGAACCCTGGAAGATCTCGAACAAGTTCTTACCTACGGTTCCGGCACGATCCGCATCGTAAAAGGCGCCTATCAGGAACAAGAGGGACAGTATATTCCTCGTTCCGAGACGCTTACCACTAGGTATATTCAAATGGTGGATTTATGCGTTCAGGCAGGCAGGGCGGTATCGGTCGCCACTCATGATGAACCTATCCTGCGGCATATGACCCGCAACGAAGTGTATCGCGGCGCAGCCGTCGAAATTGAAATGCTGTATGGCATACGAACGGACTTTGCCAAGCAACTGAAGGAGGAAGGCTTCCCCGTCCGAATCTACCTGACATACGGCGAGGAGTGGTTCCTGTACTTGTGCCACCGAATCGCCGAGCACCCGCCGAATATCTATGATGCGGTAACCCGGTCGATCGCAGGCGGCACCGAACCCATTACCCAATATTGA
- a CDS encoding copper amine oxidase N-terminal domain-containing protein: MKRIWTALLAAILLIPMTFQSQAQAAVNISVLIDGVKLYTPQAPVMIQGRVMLPMRSIFEALDASVKWNQKTKTVTAVKDGTTVILKINSKTATINNKTVALDVPAKNLKGNTMVPVRFVSEALGQKIGWNSKTKTVTVTTTNNSGGNNTGIAPVNYVTLRDIGNAGDGRDLQVSFSKSSTEPLISHYRVMIVKQSKTLNQTEAQRVSSAAYATVYPSGSDPTLTLTSGSKDVDGDLIRDNQAYKAYVLAVSKTGGTYALSSASPSLTLTNTNSVNGATNVKASDVSDYGDGRDLQVSFTRAQNESNVSNYRVFVVKTKDAANFNLAAAKSVASQNYTTVSKSSTTNTTLSTTLSSSARDTSGELIRSGVAYTAFVQSVSSNESVLASNLSSGSASITLSTGNTTVPFITQVTDIGDAGDGRDLRVSFNKVSNESSIHSYRVFVVKDSNYSSFNLSRANTASSYNYYTHVNKTGNNITNLTLSSGARDVDGATIRNGVYYRVFVMAVDNNNANNNVLSAPSSSIILSSSYNVGAVTSLSVTDVNNYNDGRDLQVSFYRPSDQSNISHYQVFVVKSSNSYFDLYRATNLSSYYYTQISKNNSSSNYMSQVLNSGSRDIDGELIRNGVSYRVYVLSVGYSTSNNALSDYASITLGNANQNVNPVSTPSLTLNGNNGNGSDLRVTFSPAYGESYIDHYRVIVVKSNQSLNVSQAYSNGYYTLVNKTGGTITRDLVNTTKDSDGALIQRGSSYRVYVLSVGNSYSNYSNALSAVSNAVTIQGVTQVAAVTNVTAADVGDNNNASDLKVSFTNPANDANIKEYRIMVVKQTNAGNFKVDQAINVRPGNYDSVPVGTIFGDVLRSGINDVEGQPIRNSVDYQVFVLSVSNNGSIGNALSAPSAPIKLSGTAVTVPSDVYAGIESTNGNSSDIMVKFNPSSGTVGEYRILIVPSSRSFGLDDANKITNGQLYTTVAPSTVRIEQKLSAGLSDVTGAAVVAGVKYRVYILAVADGTVSTKNSISDMSEEFEIPNLTQTTGVTAKLDASGKKLQVDFKRAIDERGITAYRLLFVEKNNMKTFNLKAATDAAAKEDKNATIKPDGKDVSTLIDIPAEDALGQNIKDNAEYAVYVLSVLAKDKKSVSSTQSATPLSEASKTLVVLKKTP, encoded by the coding sequence GTGAAAAGAATATGGACTGCCTTGCTAGCAGCTATACTGTTAATTCCCATGACATTCCAATCGCAGGCCCAGGCGGCAGTGAACATCAGCGTCTTGATTGACGGCGTCAAGCTGTATACGCCTCAAGCGCCTGTCATGATCCAGGGACGCGTCATGCTTCCGATGCGATCCATCTTCGAAGCCTTGGATGCATCGGTCAAATGGAATCAAAAAACGAAAACCGTCACGGCGGTCAAGGATGGCACGACCGTCATCCTAAAAATCAACTCCAAGACGGCCACCATCAATAACAAGACGGTGGCGCTGGATGTACCGGCGAAGAACTTAAAAGGCAACACCATGGTGCCGGTCCGCTTCGTAAGCGAAGCCCTTGGCCAAAAAATCGGCTGGAATTCCAAAACGAAAACCGTTACCGTCACCACGACGAACAATTCCGGCGGGAACAATACCGGGATCGCACCGGTGAATTACGTAACCCTTCGGGATATCGGCAATGCCGGAGACGGCCGCGATCTGCAGGTCAGCTTCTCCAAATCGTCGACCGAACCTTTAATCTCGCATTACCGCGTCATGATTGTGAAGCAGTCCAAGACGTTAAACCAAACCGAGGCACAGCGCGTATCCTCCGCTGCTTACGCCACGGTATATCCATCCGGCTCGGATCCGACGCTGACCCTTACATCCGGCTCAAAGGATGTGGACGGTGACCTTATCCGCGATAACCAGGCTTATAAGGCTTATGTATTGGCAGTCAGCAAAACAGGCGGAACGTATGCCCTTTCCTCGGCTTCCCCGTCGTTGACGCTGACCAACACCAATTCGGTGAACGGCGCAACCAACGTAAAAGCGAGCGATGTGAGCGACTACGGCGATGGCCGTGATCTTCAGGTCAGCTTTACGCGCGCCCAAAACGAGAGCAATGTAAGCAACTACCGCGTGTTTGTCGTAAAAACGAAGGATGCAGCTAACTTCAACTTGGCAGCAGCTAAGTCTGTAGCTAGCCAGAATTATACGACGGTGAGCAAATCCAGTACGACGAATACAACGCTGTCCACGACGCTGAGTTCTTCCGCCCGCGATACTTCAGGCGAGCTCATTCGCAGCGGAGTCGCTTACACCGCATTCGTTCAGTCTGTCAGCAGCAACGAGAGCGTGCTTGCAAGCAACCTCTCGTCCGGTTCGGCCAGCATCACCCTCAGCACGGGGAATACAACGGTTCCTTTCATCACGCAGGTAACGGATATCGGCGATGCCGGTGATGGCCGCGATCTTCGCGTAAGCTTCAACAAGGTGTCCAACGAATCCAGCATTCATTCTTATCGCGTGTTTGTCGTAAAGGACAGCAATTATAGCAGCTTTAACCTAAGCAGAGCCAACACGGCTTCCAGCTACAACTACTATACCCATGTCAACAAAACCGGCAATAACATCACGAACCTGACGCTGTCATCGGGCGCCAGAGACGTGGATGGAGCAACGATTCGCAACGGCGTGTACTATCGCGTATTCGTCATGGCGGTGGACAACAATAACGCCAATAACAACGTGCTGTCCGCTCCATCAAGCTCCATCATCTTGAGTTCCAGCTACAATGTGGGCGCGGTTACCAGCCTGTCCGTCACCGACGTGAACAACTACAATGACGGTCGCGACCTGCAGGTGTCATTCTATCGCCCGTCCGATCAATCGAATATTAGCCATTATCAGGTCTTCGTTGTTAAATCATCGAATAGTTATTTTGATCTGTACAGGGCAACCAATTTAAGCAGCTATTATTATACGCAAATCAGCAAGAACAACAGCAGCAGCAACTACATGTCGCAGGTGCTGAATTCAGGCAGCCGCGATATTGACGGAGAACTGATTCGCAATGGCGTCAGCTATCGCGTTTATGTCCTGTCCGTAGGATATTCGACCAGTAACAATGCATTATCTGACTATGCTTCCATTACGCTTGGGAACGCCAATCAGAACGTTAACCCTGTTTCCACGCCGTCCCTGACGCTAAACGGAAATAACGGAAACGGAAGCGACCTGAGAGTCACCTTCAGTCCTGCTTATGGCGAAAGCTACATCGACCATTACCGGGTTATTGTCGTAAAGTCAAACCAAAGCCTGAACGTGTCGCAAGCTTACAGCAATGGGTATTACACGTTGGTTAACAAAACCGGCGGTACCATCACTCGAGATTTGGTTAACACGACCAAGGATAGCGATGGAGCCCTCATTCAAAGAGGTTCAAGCTACCGCGTGTATGTCTTGTCTGTAGGCAACAGCTATTCGAATTACAGCAACGCGCTTTCGGCGGTCTCTAATGCGGTTACGATTCAAGGCGTGACCCAGGTAGCGGCAGTAACGAACGTTACAGCAGCGGATGTGGGAGACAATAATAACGCAAGCGACTTGAAAGTATCATTCACCAATCCAGCTAATGATGCCAACATCAAAGAATACCGAATCATGGTCGTAAAGCAAACCAACGCTGGTAACTTTAAAGTGGATCAAGCTATCAATGTGCGTCCGGGCAACTACGATAGTGTACCGGTTGGCACCATTTTCGGTGACGTTCTGAGATCGGGAATCAACGACGTCGAAGGTCAGCCGATTCGCAATTCGGTGGATTATCAAGTATTCGTACTGTCCGTAAGCAACAATGGTTCAATAGGCAATGCCCTGTCAGCACCATCGGCGCCTATCAAGCTTTCGGGTACAGCCGTCACGGTTCCTTCTGATGTGTATGCCGGGATTGAAAGCACCAACGGGAACAGCAGTGATATTATGGTTAAATTCAATCCTTCTTCCGGTACTGTGGGAGAATACCGAATTCTGATCGTACCATCGAGCAGAAGTTTCGGATTGGATGATGCGAACAAAATCACCAACGGACAATTATATACGACGGTTGCTCCATCTACCGTCAGAATTGAACAGAAGCTTTCTGCAGGATTATCGGATGTAACCGGCGCAGCTGTCGTGGCTGGAGTCAAGTACAGAGTTTATATTCTTGCCGTTGCTGATGGCACCGTGTCAACTAAGAACAGCATCTCTGACATGTCGGAAGAATTCGAAATCCCTAACCTCACCCAAACAACGGGCGTTACAGCCAAGCTGGATGCGAGTGGAAAGAAGCTTCAAGTCGATTTCAAGAGGGCGATTGATGAGCGAGGCATTACGGCTTACCGCCTGTTGTTTGTAGAGAAAAATAACATGAAGACCTTCAATCTTAAAGCAGCAACGGACGCCGCTGCCAAAGAAGATAAGAATGCAACAATAAAACCGGATGGCAAAGATGTCTCGACCCTCATCGATATCCCTGCCGAGGATGCCCTGGGTCAAAACATTAAAGACAATGCGGAGTACGCCGTTTATGTCCTGTCCGTACTGGCCAAAGATAAGAAATCTGTGTCGAGCACTCAATCCGCAACGCCTTTATCCGAAGCGTCCAAAACGCTTGTTGTATTAAAGAAAACACCTTAA
- a CDS encoding cellulase family glycosylhydrolase yields MINLNKKSICSLALIVSLVISLFPSYASAAKHEHPKHPKKNPQAYVNDMQPGWNLGNSLDAVGADETAWGNPRITKALIDQIAAQGYKSIRIPVTWNHHIGSAPSYAIDASYMDRVEEVVDWALDADLYVMINVHHDSWLWISHMENNRNEVVAKYNAVWTQVAQRFRTHSNKLMFESVNEPRFSDGGTTDESKAFQMLDELQTSFHRIVRGSGARNATRPLVLSTLEASPTQARMNELYNTMTKLNDANLIATVHYYGFWPFSVNIAGYTRFETDTRNDIHQTFNHVYDTFIARGIPVILGEYGLLGFDQSTGVIEQGEKLKFFEYLTYYLKQKNITHMIWDNGQHFKRTAFTWSDPELYNIMKAGWSGRSSTADTDLIFVKKGAAVQDQSIPLNLNGNALAEIRSNGQRLVAGQDYTLNGNEITFTSSLLSRLTSSGQFGVNAVLTAKFNRGADWNFRVVYHDTPVLRSTQGTTDSFSIPATFNGDQLATMEAVYASGGNAGPQDWTSFKEFEYTFSPSYASHEIKLKPVFFNEVRDGEVILKFHFWSGEVITYNLTKNGSSVTGSTS; encoded by the coding sequence ATGATAAACCTCAATAAGAAATCCATCTGTTCCTTGGCTCTCATCGTTTCTCTGGTCATCTCATTGTTCCCTTCATACGCATCCGCAGCGAAACACGAACATCCAAAGCATCCAAAGAAAAATCCCCAAGCCTACGTCAATGATATGCAGCCCGGCTGGAACCTGGGCAATTCGCTGGATGCCGTGGGAGCTGACGAGACGGCATGGGGAAATCCGCGCATCACCAAAGCGCTGATCGACCAAATTGCGGCACAGGGATATAAGAGCATCCGCATTCCGGTAACCTGGAACCATCACATCGGCAGTGCACCGAGTTATGCCATCGACGCCTCTTACATGGACCGGGTCGAGGAGGTTGTCGATTGGGCGCTGGACGCCGATCTGTACGTCATGATCAATGTCCATCACGATTCGTGGCTGTGGATCAGCCATATGGAGAACAACCGCAACGAAGTCGTTGCCAAGTACAACGCCGTATGGACTCAAGTTGCCCAGCGCTTCCGCACCCATTCGAACAAGCTGATGTTTGAAAGCGTCAATGAACCCCGCTTCTCGGATGGCGGGACCACCGACGAGTCCAAAGCCTTTCAGATGCTGGATGAGCTTCAAACGTCGTTCCATCGGATCGTCCGTGGATCTGGAGCACGCAATGCAACCCGGCCGCTTGTGCTCTCTACCCTTGAGGCATCCCCGACTCAAGCTAGAATGAACGAGCTGTACAACACCATGACCAAGCTGAATGATGCCAATCTCATCGCCACCGTCCATTATTATGGGTTTTGGCCGTTCAGCGTGAACATCGCGGGGTATACCCGTTTTGAGACGGATACCCGAAACGATATCCATCAGACGTTCAACCATGTATATGACACCTTTATCGCCAGAGGAATTCCCGTTATCCTTGGCGAATACGGGCTGCTTGGCTTCGATCAAAGCACAGGGGTCATTGAGCAGGGCGAGAAACTGAAGTTCTTCGAATATCTAACCTATTATCTCAAACAGAAGAACATTACCCATATGATATGGGACAACGGCCAGCACTTTAAGCGAACCGCCTTTACCTGGTCCGATCCGGAGCTGTACAATATCATGAAGGCTGGTTGGAGCGGACGTTCTTCCACGGCTGATACCGATCTGATTTTTGTGAAAAAAGGAGCGGCGGTCCAGGATCAAAGCATCCCATTGAACTTGAACGGCAACGCATTGGCCGAAATCCGCTCAAACGGACAGCGGTTAGTCGCCGGGCAGGATTATACACTGAACGGAAATGAGATTACGTTTACATCCAGCCTGCTGTCCAGGCTGACTTCATCCGGACAATTCGGAGTGAATGCCGTACTGACGGCCAAGTTCAACCGAGGCGCGGACTGGAACTTCAGGGTTGTTTATCATGATACGCCTGTGCTGCGCAGCACGCAGGGAACCACTGATTCGTTCAGCATTCCCGCGACGTTCAACGGGGATCAGCTGGCCACGATGGAGGCTGTTTACGCATCGGGAGGCAATGCAGGGCCGCAGGACTGGACCTCCTTCAAGGAATTTGAATACACGTTTTCCCCATCCTACGCAAGCCATGAAATCAAGCTTAAACCTGTCTTTTTTAACGAGGTCAGAGACGGAGAAGTCATCCTCAAGTTTCATTTCTGGAGCGGCGAGGTCATTACCTACAACCTAACGAAGAACGGCAGCAGCGTGACCGGCAGCACCTCATAG
- a CDS encoding PAS domain S-box protein, whose protein sequence is MSDINIFGHQALFEHVYKSAPIGIALVTIEGSWISVNPAACKMFGYTDEELMAQPATDYIYSECINNKDKLLRSLDEASSTIAVEKQLVHKDGNVIWASIHVSLVRDDQDQTPLFFISQIVDITDSKVAEQKLQESIERYTSLKKYNHDAIISFNLEGRIINGNQMAEQLTGFKIPELIGTKISNLIGERNLARVLSSAADYVAAEKGINCIHHKDGHQVEVLATLAPIVIHGKNVGFYIIAKDMTEQKRLIIEKEAAEKTNKAKSEFLAMMSHEIRTPMNGVIGMTDLILETELDEEQREYVQIIKKSGTTLLNIINDILDFSKIESGRTELVEETFSLRTALSETLNMILPKALDKNIEVTTSVASDVPNQVYGDVTKLRQVLMNLLSNAIKFTPNGAVSISVQCVRNQVNSKLIQFSVTDTGIGVPSEKIAQLFEPFYQVDHYMTRQVEGTGLGLAICKKLVQLMGGDIWYERNPNQQGSVFTFTVDFSFNANAGNMPEAGTVHENHSDGSDLKILIAEDNEVNQLVLKKMIEKLGYNSTTVLNGLEAVEAFKRYPYDMVFMDIQMPFMDGMEAVQLIKESAPPDHQPYIVAVTAHAIKGDREKYLGMGMDEYVSKPVSLNVISAIIDRFLAERNIAQA, encoded by the coding sequence ATGAGTGATATCAACATTTTCGGCCATCAGGCTCTGTTTGAACATGTCTACAAAAGTGCTCCAATTGGCATTGCCCTGGTTACGATAGAAGGAAGCTGGATCAGCGTAAATCCTGCGGCGTGCAAAATGTTTGGCTACACGGACGAAGAATTGATGGCACAGCCGGCAACCGATTATATTTATTCTGAATGCATTAACAATAAAGACAAGCTTTTACGGTCCCTGGATGAGGCGTCCTCAACCATTGCGGTGGAGAAACAACTCGTACATAAGGACGGCAATGTCATCTGGGCGTCGATACATGTTTCTCTGGTTCGCGACGATCAGGATCAAACTCCCTTGTTCTTCATTTCGCAAATTGTTGATATTACCGACAGCAAGGTAGCCGAGCAGAAGCTCCAGGAGAGCATTGAGCGATACACCTCGCTGAAGAAGTATAACCATGATGCGATTATTTCTTTCAATCTGGAAGGCAGGATTATTAACGGGAACCAGATGGCGGAGCAGCTGACGGGTTTTAAGATTCCGGAGTTAATCGGAACTAAAATCTCGAATTTGATCGGCGAACGCAATCTCGCCCGAGTGCTCTCTTCTGCGGCCGATTATGTTGCCGCCGAGAAGGGGATCAACTGTATCCATCACAAGGACGGGCATCAGGTTGAAGTGCTCGCGACGCTTGCTCCCATTGTCATTCATGGCAAGAATGTGGGGTTCTACATTATAGCCAAGGATATGACGGAGCAGAAAAGGCTTATCATCGAGAAGGAAGCGGCCGAGAAGACGAATAAAGCCAAAAGCGAGTTTCTGGCGATGATGAGCCATGAGATCCGTACGCCGATGAACGGCGTAATCGGGATGACGGATTTGATACTGGAAACCGAGCTTGATGAGGAGCAGCGGGAGTACGTGCAGATCATCAAGAAGAGCGGGACAACCCTGCTGAACATCATAAATGATATTTTGGATTTCTCGAAGATCGAATCGGGCAGAACAGAGCTGGTGGAGGAAACATTCAGCCTAAGAACGGCCCTGTCCGAGACATTGAATATGATTCTTCCGAAGGCGCTGGACAAAAATATTGAGGTGACCACCTCTGTAGCGTCCGACGTGCCGAATCAAGTTTATGGGGACGTGACGAAGCTGCGGCAGGTATTAATGAACCTGCTCAGCAATGCCATTAAATTTACGCCGAACGGTGCCGTTTCGATCTCGGTTCAGTGTGTCAGGAACCAAGTTAACTCGAAGCTCATACAATTCTCCGTTACGGATACGGGCATAGGGGTGCCAAGCGAGAAGATTGCGCAGCTGTTCGAACCCTTCTATCAGGTGGATCATTATATGACGCGGCAGGTGGAAGGAACGGGACTCGGGCTGGCCATATGCAAAAAACTCGTTCAGTTGATGGGCGGGGATATCTGGTATGAGCGAAATCCGAATCAGCAGGGGTCCGTCTTTACGTTTACGGTCGATTTTTCGTTTAATGCAAACGCGGGCAACATGCCGGAGGCCGGGACGGTTCACGAGAATCACTCCGACGGCAGCGATCTGAAAATTTTGATTGCTGAGGATAATGAGGTGAACCAATTAGTCCTCAAGAAGATGATTGAGAAGCTGGGGTACAATTCGACTACCGTTCTCAATGGGCTTGAGGCGGTAGAGGCCTTTAAGCGATATCCGTATGACATGGTGTTCATGGATATACAGATGCCCTTCATGGATGGCATGGAAGCGGTCCAGCTCATTAAGGAATCGGCCCCGCCCGATCATCAGCCTTATATCGTGGCCGTGACGGCCCATGCGATCAAGGGGGATCGCGAGAAATATTTAGGAATGGGCATGGATGAGTATGTCAGCAAGCCTGTCAGCTTGAATGTCATCTCGGCCATTATCGATAGGTTTCTGGCTGAACGAAATATTGCGCAAGCCTAA